GGCAAAGGCTTCGGGTAATATTTCTTCTATGATTTCCTTTTCTTCGTTTTCGTTTTTGGCTTGGGCTAGTTTTTCTTGAAATTCTTGGGTTTTTCCTCTCAGTTCGTCGTCGGAGAGTTTTTGAATATCTTCTTCGTAAAGATTAACTTCGGTGACAATGGGTTGCAGTTTTTTAAGTTTACGCTCGTTGGGATCGCCAAGTAATTTTTTCAGGAACATAGTTGGGTGAGGGTTAATTTATAAGTGAGTTTATTATTTTATTTCTGATATTTATGTTATCATTGCCATTTCTTTATTGTTAGGTGGTAATACGCTCAGGTTAAGTGTTTTGGCGAAGTTGTGCTTGTTAAGTCTCGCAATGTTGTTCCTCTTGTCCTTGATGAGTAGTTTTTACCCAATTTAGTTTTTTCGGTCGAACGGCAACGCGAGCGGTCATACTGGGAATAATTAGTAACCAATGCAGCATATAAATAGTGCCACGGAGGGTTTGTCGGATGGCGGTATTGATACTAGGGGTATCGCTGGTGGTTTGTACTCCTCGCAACATTCCCCAAATTGAGAGAGTAAACATCATCGCAGTAGCGGGAAAATAAAGGGGGGGATTTTGCCTAACTATGACCATGAGAAAGTCGGGAATAGCAGCGGTGGGAAGAATGTATTGGAAGAGAAGAAAGGCACTTAAATCGAGGGTTTTTTTAAAGCCCATGGGGTTACGAATGATCCAACGCCAATAGTCGAGGTAGCGTTGATAGCCTCCTTCTGCCCAACGGTTTCTTTGATGCCAAAGCGCGATCGCGCTAGTGACTCCTTCTTCTTGCACACTGGGATGAGAGAGAAACCCAATCTCCCATTGATCTAAGTGTAGGCGAATGGTTAAGTCTAAGTCATCAGTAATGGTTTGTTCATTCCATTTCCCACAACTGGCAAGGGCGCGACGGCGGACAAATTGACCGTTTCCTCGCAGTTCGCCAATTCCCCCTAAACTAACGCGATGTTGCTGGAAATAACTATCTAATGCCATTTCCGCAGCTTGTCCTTTTGTCCAGAAGTTTAATCCTGCATTGGCAATACTTTTTCGTACTTGTACTGCCCCCATACTAGCTTGTTGGAAAAAGGGAACAACGTGGCGCAAAAGATCTTCTGGAATTTGAGCATCAGCATCAAAGACAGCTATAATTTCCCCTTGACTGAGGCTAAGGGCTTGGTTTAATGCCCCTGATTTTCCTCCTGTGGCGTTGGCGGGTCGATGTAAAATTCTTAATTGTTTATAGGACTGGGCAAGTTGATCTAATAAAGCAGGGGTTTGATCAGTGCTGTGGTCGTCAATAATCCAAATTTCATATTTATCTTGGGGATAGTCCAAATGACATAGGCTTTCCACTAATTCGGTAATGACTGCTTCTTCATTTTTGGCGGCGACTAATATGGAAACAGTAGGAGCATTGCCTAGATCTTGTTGTGGTAAGGGCTGAGGCGAAGGAGTGGGAGAACTCCAGATAATACGAGCAACTTGTATACTAAATAGTATGGTTACTCCTAAAACTAACCATGATCCCCAAGCTAGCAAGTGCAGGGCAATAGTTGTCCCCCAAACCATCATTAGGGTTACTGCGGCTTTCCAGCGTCTGCCACCAATTCCTTGCAGATATAAACTCCAGTCTTCTTCGTCGTTATCTACGTCAGACCAGTCTGATAATAGGGTTTCAATTGGGTTTAACTCTTCGTAAGAATTGTTGTCTGTCCAAGGATTTTGTGGCATATAGGTTTAGGGAGATGATTGACAGGGTAGTTACTCTACCTCTATCTTAACTTTAGATAATAAAACTTAAATTTTAGTAAATTTAGGGTTATATCATAGTTTTTTGCGAGTATAGCTTGTTTTTTTAGGATTAACATCTTGTAAGGTTGGTTAGGAGAAAATGCTAATAGAATGGCAATGGGGCGCGATCGCGCTGTTTAGTGTAGTTTGGGTGGAGTTAGTTCGAGATAGTTATCATTTATTATCTCACTTTTGGAAACCCCTTTATCGCTTGCACAATATTCACCATCGTGTGTTTCGTCCCGACCTCACTGTGATTGATCCAGCGTTGTACCGTCGCTCTCAGTGGCAAAATGATGTCCCTGAACATAGCGTTATGTTGGCGGCAAGTTTGTTACCCTTTTTCCTCACGTCTCACTGGATTGGTCTCACAGGGACGGTTTATACGTTCTTCTTTTTAATTAGCGCGATCGGGCGAGGACTAGGCTGGAGTTATGTTGATGAATTAACCGATATTACCCATCGTCCGGGGGCTTTTACTAAGTTGCCAGGTCGTTGGTTTGTGAATCGTCCTTATCATTGGCGACATCATTTTGATGACCAAAGGGCTTATTATTGTAGTACGTTCACGATTTTAGATAAATTGCTAGGTAATTCAATTTCACTGAAAGGAAAACGAGTGGCGGTAACGGGTGCTTCAGGAACGTTAGGGAAGGGGTTGTTAGAAGCATTGCGCGATCGCGGTGCTAAGGTCACTGCTTTGACTTCCAAATCGGAATCAGTAGTTCTAAAAGATCACAGCGAAGTCAACACCATTACTTGGAAACTGGGTCACGAAGAGGAAATTATCTCTGAGTTAGAAAAGATTGATATTTTAATTCTCAATCATGGGGTGAATGTTTATGGGGAGCGAACTCCAAGCGCGATCGAATGTTCTTATGAGGTTAATGCCTTTTCTAGCTGGCGATTATTAGAGTCGTTTCTAACCACAATTAGAACCAATGAGGATAAAGCCTGTAAGGAAGTTTGGGTAAACACCTCTGAAGCAGAAGTTAGCCCTGCTCTTAGTCCCCTTTATGAGCTTTCTAAACGGACATTGGGAGATTTAGTCACGTTGCGTCGGTTAGATTCTCCTTGTGTAATTCGGAAAATTATTTTGGGGCCATTTAAAAGTAAACTGAATCCTTTTGGCGTGATGTCAGGGTCTTGGGTAGCAAAACAAATTGTTAATTTGGCGGTGCGTGACTTTCGCAATATTGTTGTCACGATTAATCCGTTCACTTATTTAATTTTTCCGTTAAAAGAGTTTTTTGTTTCTCTGTATTTTCGGTTGTTTTCGTCTAAAACATAACGGAAAATCGAAGAAGGAACAGGGAACAAGGAATAGTAGGATAGTGGTTGGTTTTAAGACTTTGTAATATTCACAATGAGGTAACTTCACTTTTATCGCAAATGTGGATATTTTATAGAAATGAAATAGAATGGTTACTAACGAACAAGCCCTCACCAGTGTAGCGATTTCTCAAAACCTTACCACTACCCTTTGTTCAATTGAACTATTTAGGTTTGATGAAACAAGAAAAATAATTTATATTTTGGCAGTAACCAGTTTAGATGAAGAATTGGAAATCATAATTGACGAATTTGGAGAATTAGATCGACCATGACTGACCAACTAGAGCAAATGAGTCGCAAAGAAGTTAGAGACTATCTTCGCCGTAACCCCAATGATGACAATGCTTGGGAGATTTTCTTCCAAAAATTAGATCACTCTCCAAAGCAGAAAATCTCATCATTAGACGAATTTAAACAACTCCTTAAACAGAAGACTAATCCTAATCAAACCAATAATTAATGCGATGAAATTCGTGGCGTGTTAAGTGATGTTAGGGAATTAAATATAAGAAATTCTGATTTCTATTGACTTTAAGTTTAGTCTTTCTAATTAATTAAAATATTTCGAGGCAGGGTAGATGTTTGCGGTAAGGCTTCTTTGTGAAACCACAGCTTAACATCTATTACTTATAATTTTACCACAAAATTCACCTTTTCCGAAAAAAAAGGATAGAAAATAATCTATGGGAACAATCTAGGAATTTGCTAGAGAATGATTGGTCAGTGTTGCCCCAGAAAACTGTAAGATCGACATAACTATCGTGCTGAAAAGAGTAAAAAGGAAGCAAACCGAATGACAGTTGCCAGTACTATTCCTGCCTTTTGCCAAGGGATTCAACATTTTGCAGAGAGTATTCCCGAATTTGAGACTTATGGACAAGAAAGCGCGATCGCGCAAGGAGAGACCAAAATCAGTTCTCCCAGCGATCCCAAAGCCGTTTATCAAACCCTCTTAGGAGCAGAAGCCCTGCGTTACCTCACGCTACAAATCACCGCTTCCAAACAATCAGGACACCCCGGTGGCTTTGCCAGTATTGCTGAAGGAATTGCCGCCTTGATGATGCTAGGGTACAAAAACATTATTACCGAAGTGGGACACCATGCCCCAGGCTTTTATAGTAATGTCTTTTTAGACCGTTCCTTAGAAGACATGGGAATTGAAACCGTGCAACAATTGCGCGATCGATTTCGGGAAACTCATGGACTCTTAGGACACCTTTCAGGACAAATTCCAGGCTTACTGAACCCAGCAGGGCCTCTCGGACAAGGGCAACATTTCGCCATGGCAGCGGCAAGACTCCATCCTGATACTCTCTTTCCTGTAACAATTGGTGATGGGGGAATTGGTGAACCTTATGTCATGTCGAGTATTGCTCATTTCCATACCGCTTACCCCAATGTGACAAACTTCCTTCCTATCCTGGTTTGGAATGGCTACTCCCAAGAACATCACAGCATGGTTTCTACTAAAACCAATGACGAGATGAAACGCTACTTTACAGGAAATGATTTCCAAGAAGTCATCTTAGTAGATGCCAAAGACTATGATGATGCCAACCAAACAGGAGACTATGTAGATAGCAGTCTCTTTTCCTTTAAGCAACGGCTTGCCTTTACCCAAGCTATTTTAGAAAACACCGCTAAAGCTGCTCAATCAGCATTAGATGGTAAATTAACTGTCTTAATTATCAAACAACTCAAAGGAACAGGTGTCCATAAACGTGGCGCAAAATCTCATAACCTTTATCCTGGAGATACTGTCGAAAAAGATTATATTGTTAACGCCTTAAAAGAACGTGCTTTAACCCCTGAGGCTTGGGAATTAGTTCGTAATAACTTTACCCGTGCTGGCGGTGGTTCAGCCTCTAAAACGGTTGTTACAGAAAAAGAAATTCCCCTTCCTGATGTCGGAACTTTGCCTAAAGAAGAATACTCTGTGGGTGGTGAGAAGAAAGTAGCTACTACCGCGATGGGCGCATTAGTGGCTCATGTGGGAAAACAAGACCCTAACTTTATTGTTTCTAACGCCGATGGTAATGCTGCCTCTGGTATTAATAATATCAATCAAGCCCTAAAAATTATCCATCCCACTGCTGATGAGGACTATTTCCAACAACCGCAAGGACAAGTTTATGAACCTCTCAGTGAAGATGCTTGTGCTGGTTTAGCCGCTTCTACTGCTTTAATGGGAGCAAGAAGTTTATGGTGTTCTTATGAATCATTTGCAATTAATGGACTACCAATATGGCAAACCGTTACCCAAGCCATGGCAGAATTACGACGGGCAACCCCTTCTACTATTACCCTATTTACGGCTGGGGCATTAGAACAAGGGCGCAATGGTTGGACACACCAACGCCCAGAAGTGGAAAACTATTTTGCAGGGATGATGCGAAATGGCAATATTTTTCCTCTCTTCCCCTGTGATGCCAATAGTATCCAAGTTTGTTATGAATGGGCTTTAAACACCAAAAATAAAGGGATTACCATTACCGCTTCTAAATCAGGTTTACCGGTTCGCAGTACCTTCCAACAAACGCAAGAAGGATTAGAAAAAGGTGCGTTTATCCTTCAAGAAACCCCCGGTAATCAAATGGTGGTTTTAGCCGTAATTGGTGATATGACATTAATGCCAGCTTTAGAAGCAGCCAACCAGTTAGAAGCCCAAGGCCTTGGTTCAAAAGTGGTTTCTGTCATTAGCCCCCGTCGTCTTTATCGTCCTAGCGATGTGGCAACAGAAAACTGTGCTGAAGCTGATACACAGTTTATTAGTGATGCTGACTTTAATACCCTTTTTCAAGGAGATGCGTTAATTGGGATTACAGGCGGTTCTAGTGCCATGTTAGAGCCGATTATGTTACGTAGCACCTGTCCCCGAGATACCTTAGCTTGGAAGCGAGGAGAAACCGCAGCCAGTGCGAATGATGTGATGGCAATTAATGGCTTAACAGCAGAAAACTTTGTGAAGCGAGCAGTTAGTTTATTAAGCTAATTTCTCAATGGGTGGGCAAGGCCCACCGACAAAAGATTAATCAATGTAACCCATTAATAAACCGGGATCATCAATTTGATTAGAAGCAACTGGACGATTCCCAAAGTTAGAGTATCTTTCTGTAATTTTGAGGGTACTGACCCCAATGGGACGACTTCCAGAAGAGTAGAAATTTCCCACTGTCGGTAATTGGGTAGCAAAAACGGGACGTTCTCCTCCCATCGTACGGAAACTCTCAACAACTTGGAGGTCACTCGCCAAAATTGGACGGTCACCCCCCATAGTACGGTAAGTTCCAAAGACTTTTAACCCTTCAGTACCAACTGGACGATTCCCAATGGTTTTCAGAGCAAGGGATTGTTGGTTACCCGTGGCAGGTTTAGTTTCCTCTTGGGTTTGAGTCGTTTGTGAGGCTTCCTGAGTTGATTGTTCCTCCTCTGCTTCTAGGGTGGCAAATTCTTGGGCTTCTTGTTCACTCATAAATAATTTCCTTAATGGTGTATTCCCTACTTAAACAGTTTTTCAATACTGAGTTTAAACCTTTATGTTTTTTTTGGGTTTGCCTCTATTATAGGAAATTATGGGCATGGCGTACAAATTTGTCCTTTGTCCTTCGTTGTTTGTCCTTCGTTGTTTGCTAGATTACATTTTACATGATTAATTAATTCAAAATGGTAAGTCAACGATTTCAGGATTTGAAGGTTTATCGACTAGCGGAAGACTTGTCAGAAGAAATTTGGAAGATTGTTAGACAGTGGCAACCCTTAGAAAAAGATACTGTCGGAAAACAAATAATTCGCTCTGCCGATAGCATTGGGGCAAATATTGCTGAAGGATTGGGAAGAGGTAGCTTTCAAGACAATAAGCGATTTGTCAAAATAGCAAGAGGGTCGTTATATGAAACTCAACATTGGTTAAGAAGAGCTTACTATCGTCAACTCTTAACTCAAGAACAATTAAATAGATTAAAGCAGCTTGTTGATGAATTAGCCCCAAAATTAAACGCATATCTAAACTCCATTGGTAAATCTAATAACTAATGACCAATGACTAATGACTAATGACTAATGACTAATAGCAAAAGAGACTTTCCCAGTTTTTAACTTGCTTTTGCGCCTCACTGCTTCCTTCATGGGGAAACTGAGGAAGGAAGTCTTTATCACTGGTGGGAATATAGGGCCCTTCTTTCAGTTCAAACATTACCGTATTGGGAGCTAACGCAACAAGCGTATGAAATGTTCCTTCAGCAATCTCAATTCCGTAATTCTCTGATTCCTCGCCTAGTTGTTCTTGATGAGTAATATTTCCTTGATCATCAAATAATAATACTCCTATTTTTCCCTGAAGCATGAGGAAAAATTCAAAGCCATTTTTATTTTCAGGACGGGTGTGGCGGTGTGGTCGAACATAGGTTCCAGGTTGCATAATATTCACAAACCGTTGCACTGTATCGGGCAGTTCATGGAAGTTATAATTCTTTCGCAGGCGTTCACTGTTTATCGCCTCTTTAGCCACAGTATTAATTAGCGATTGATTAAGGAGTTTGATGGCTGATTGGTTCATAGAATTTTCTTAATATTAAATACCTAATTTTTTCAAGTTGATTCTACCAATGTTATTAGTTATTGAGAATTGATTATAAAGGACGAAGGATAAACAACAAAGGAAAAACTTTTTATGTCAACATTTAATCTACAATCTTCTTACAAACCCACGGGAGATCAACCGATCGCGATCGCGCAATTAACCGAATCTTTACAAAAAAATAACCGCTTTCAAACTTTACTCGGTGCAACGGGAACGGGAAAAACATTTACCATTGCTCATGTTATTGAAAAACTGGGAAAACCAACTTTAGTGTTAGCCCATAATAAAACCCTAGCGGCGCAATTATGTAATGAGTTACGAGAATTTTTTCCTAATAATGCTGTAGAGTATTTTATCAGTTATTACGACTATTATCAACCCGAAGCCTATATTCCCGTCTCTGATACTTATATTGAAAAATCGGCTTCTATTAATGATGAAATTGATATGTTGCGACATTCAGCAACGCGATCGCTGTTTGAACGCAAAGATGTCATTGTCGTAGCTTCCATTAGTTGTATTTATGGCTTAGGAATGCCGAAAGAATACTTAAACGCAGCGATTCCACTTCAATTAGGAGAAGAGATCAATCAGCGTCAGTTATTAAGAGATTTAGTCTCTGTTCAATATACTCGCAATGATACCGAATTGGGACGAGGAAAATTTCGTCTCAAAGGAGATGTATTAGAAATTGTTCCTGCTTATGAAGATCGCATTGTTCGCGTAGAATTTTTTGGCGATGAAATTGATAGTTTACGTTATGTTGATCCAACAACGGGAGAAGTTTTACAAAGTTTAGGGGGACTGAATATTTATCCGGCCCGTCACTTTGTTACTCCTGATGATCAATTAGAAATTGCCTGTCAAAATATAGAAGCAGAATTAAAGCAACGATTAGAAGAACTGGAAACAGAAGGAAAACTATTAGAAGCACAACGATTAGAACAAAGAACCAAATATGATTTAGAATTACTGAGAGAAGTGGGATATTGTAACGGAGTTGAAAACTACTCCCGTCATTTAGCAGGAAGAGAAGCAGGTGATCCCCCAGAGTGTTTAGTGGATTATTTTCCTGATGATTGGTTATTAGTTGTTGATGAATCTCATGTAACCGTTCCCCAGTTAAGAGGAATGTATAATGGCGATCAATCGCGGAAAAAAGTTTTAGTTGATCATGGTTTTCGGCTTCCCAGTGCAGCCGATAACCGTCCTTTGAAAGCAGAAGAATTTTGGCAAAAGGTGAATCAATGTATTTTTGTTTCAGCAACTCCTGGGGATTGGGAAATGGAGGAATCAAATGGCAATATTATAGAACAAGTGATTCGTCCAACTGGAGTTTTAGATCCAAAAGTGTTTGTACGTCCCACAGAAGGACAAATTGATGATTTATTAGGAGAAATTCAGCAACGGGCGGAAAAAGAAGAGCGAGTTTTAGTAACTACTTTAACTAAAAAAATGGCTGAAGATTTAACTGAATATTGCCAAGAAAGAGAAATAAGAGTGCGCTACTTACACTCAGAAATTCATTCCATTGAACGTATAGAGATATTACAAGATTTAAGAAAAGGAACGTTTGATGTTTTAATTGGTGTTAATCTTTTAAGAGAAGGGTTAGACTTGCCCGAAGTGTCTTTAGTTGCCATTTTAGATGCAGATAAAGAAGGCTTTTTACGATCAGAACGGTCTTTAATTCAAACCATGGGACGAGCGGCGCGTCATGTGGATGGACAGGTAATTTTGTATGCTGATACCTTAACTGAGAGCATGGAAAGAGCCATTCAGGAAACAGAAAGACGGCGCAAGATTCAAATGGAGTATAATGAGCAAAATGGAATTACCCCACAATCGATTGTAAAAGCCCAAAGTAATTCTATCTTATCCTTTTTGGATATTTCTCGCCGTTTGAATGCCCAACAGCTAGAAATGGTCTATGAGCAAGCGGATGATCTACCATTGGATAAAATTCCGCAATTAGTCGAACAATTGGAAGCCGAGATGAAAGAAGCAGCCCAGAATCTAGAGTTTGAAAAAGCAGCTAATTTGCGCGATCGCGTTAAGAAATTAAGGGAGAAACTTTTAAGAAAGTAACATCTAGCATTTTTGATTTGTTATTCGTTAAATTTCGGAACATAAAGAAACAAACAACGTCAACTTCTACTACAATTAATCGAAGATAACAAGAAAACTGTAATTTAGAAGTGGGCTTTGATAGTCTCCATGATATCAGCCCCTCTAAACATAGCCTTTCATCTTGTCGTTTACAGAAGGAGGTCGAATTGGGGAGAAGGTGTGACCGAAATCGGAAACGTTCCAAGCGACGAGCTATTTATTGTCCGCATCATGGTTGCTACCTAGACAGTGTGAGTCAAAAGTACCCCATTTACGCAGATCGCCCAGAACATTTACAAGAACAAGGGATGACAAAGAAAACAGCAACCCTCGTCCTTGCAACTCGGACGGCGGTTCGGACAAATGTGTGGATAGAAGCCTTTTGGTGTCCTGAGTGTGAAGCGGTAACATGGTATTTAGTAGAAAGAAACAGCGATCGCAGCTTTAAAGTTTCTCCAGTTCCCCGTGGATTATGGGAAAGAATGGAGGGAGCAATTGATCCATTTGGTAATCCCACTGTCAGTGAGTTTACGCGTAAGCAAGCAAAACGGTTAACTGACCGACTGTACAAAGATTATAATAATTAAATAATACTGATCTAGGATTGCTATAGCAGATCACCAAGTAACGAATAACAAAATTAATGTCTTCTGATTATTCTCGCCCTTCTGTAAGTGGCTTATTACAAGATGCAGCGTCTCTATTGCTTTATCAATCAGTGTTAGCTGATGAAATTGGACAAGCGCTTTTGGCACTATTACACCGATTACATCATAATGATCATCGCAATGCTTGCCTCAGTGCTTATGGCGAGTTTTTTAAGCTACTGGCAGATGCTAATCAAACTTGGCAATCTCATTTAGTTAATCGCATTTTATCTGATCAAAATCCATTTTCTCGACAAGTCCAGTTTACTGCTTTAGAAGCATTACCCCCTGCTTTAGTAGAAGCTGCCCAAAATGATCTTTATGCCTTAAAATCTCTCTATAATTTGAGTGGTAAGAGTTTAAGTTTATTAGTCAAAACTGCTTGTCAGTTAAAATACTCCCCCACAGTTTGGGAAAGTAGTTTTCAAGCTGATCATTTTCTCCATAATACGGAAAGATGGCAGTCAGTCTTACCGCAATTGGCGCAATATTATCAAACCTATGGCTGTGGGATTTTCGCTCAATATTATGCCTTTACTTGGCAAAAGGGTGAATTAGTGGGAATTTCTAATCCTGATCCGATTACACTCCATGAAATTGTGGGCTATGATTGGCAAAAGGAAACTTTAGAAAAAAATACAGAGTTTCTCTTAAGGGGATATTCGGCGCTAAATGTTCTCCTTTATGGCAGTCGCGGTTCAGGAAAATCCTCTTTGGTGAAGGGCTTATTAAATCAGTATCGGTTTCAGGGGTTACGGCTGGTAGAAGTTCCTAAGTCGGAATTAAAGGATTTACCGATTATTTTAGAGCAATTGCGAGGGCAACCGCAGAAGTTTATTATCTTTGTGGATGATCTCTCTTTTGAAGAGGATGATGATGCGTTTAAGGCTTTAAAAGTGGTTTTAGAAGGAAGTGTCACAGCGAAAGCCCAAAATGTGGTGGTTTATGCTACCTCCAATCGTCGTCATTTAATCCGTGAATTCTTTGAAGATCGCCCGCGCCCTAGTGATCAAGATGAGGTTCATGCGTGGGATACGGTACAGGAGAAGTTATCCTTCAGCGATCGCTTTGGCTTAACCCTAACCTTTGAACCAGCTAATCAGGAGACTTATTTAAGTATTGTGCATCATTTGGCAGCGTTAGCACAAATTTCGTTGTCAAAAGAAGAATTGGAGTTTCGGGCGAAACAGTGGGCAACTCGCCATAATGGACGTTCTGGGCGCAGTGCGAGACAGTTTATTAATTTTCTACAGGGTGAGTTATCCTCACAGAGATAGATGTAATTTAATCGTTGCATCAACTGATTGCATTAGAGATGGTTCTAATTTTCCAATTTGATTGCCTTGAAGCCGCTGTTTTGAGATGGTTCTAATTTGCTGGGCTTGGACTTTAGAAGGTTTAGGTAAACCACTTTTTTCAGGAGGTAAAAACACTTCAAAGGGATAGATTTTGCTTACTTGTGAAGTTAGGGGCAAAATAGTCACAGTAGCCGCGACTCGATTGTTAATATCATTGCTTACAATCAATACGGGGCAGCGTTTAGCTGATTCTGAACCAATGACAGGATCGAGGGCAGCATAGTAAATTTCACCACGTTTTATCCCCTAACCCATCTCCTGCTGTATTTTCCCATGCTTCATCGAGTTCAGCAGAGGCTTCTTGGTACGCTTTTTCCAGTTCCTGCGTTTTTAATAAGGAGAGTGCTTCCGCAATAACCTGAGAACGAGATTGGCACCGAGTTTTCTGCTGATAATCCTCGATAAAAGCAACCATCTCTGGGGATAAGGAAATAGAAAGTTTTTGCGATTCCATTTTATCCTTCGTCATTTATTGTTTGTAAGCCAATGACTAATAACAATGGCATAGAGTATAGGATGCCTTCTAAAGGATAACATTTGAAGAGTATGATGATGGGTTTAAGGCGTTAAAGTGGTGGTTTATGCTACCTCAAACCGCTTTTTTGGTTAAGATGGAAGTAATATGTTTCGTTTATTGCGAATAAGGGAAACCAAATTTTTATGTCTCTTCCCACAGAATCTATTCCACACCGCTTACCTTCTGAATCGGAAACTCAACTCTCCCAACAAAGTAGCCGTACTTTAGCCGCTCACCTACCCCAGAACGGAACAACACGCACCTTTAAAATCGTGGATGATAACGGGGAAGAAAACGCGATCGAGCTTCCTGCTTCAGCTCTTCATTTGCTCACAGAGATGCTTAGTCAAATGGCTCAAGGGAATGCGGTTACGGTTGTTCCCATTCCTGCTGAACTAACCACCCAAGAAGCTGCCAACCTGCTCAATGTTTCGCGTCCCCATTTGGTGAAACTCCTAGAAGCGGGTGAAATCCCTTTTCACAAGGTGGGCACTCATCGTCGGGTTCGTTTTGAGGA
This window of the Euhalothece natronophila Z-M001 genome carries:
- a CDS encoding ATP-binding protein, whose product is MSSDYSRPSVSGLLQDAASLLLYQSVLADEIGQALLALLHRLHHNDHRNACLSAYGEFFKLLADANQTWQSHLVNRILSDQNPFSRQVQFTALEALPPALVEAAQNDLYALKSLYNLSGKSLSLLVKTACQLKYSPTVWESSFQADHFLHNTERWQSVLPQLAQYYQTYGCGIFAQYYAFTWQKGELVGISNPDPITLHEIVGYDWQKETLEKNTEFLLRGYSALNVLLYGSRGSGKSSLVKGLLNQYRFQGLRLVEVPKSELKDLPIILEQLRGQPQKFIIFVDDLSFEEDDDAFKALKVVLEGSVTAKAQNVVVYATSNRRHLIREFFEDRPRPSDQDEVHAWDTVQEKLSFSDRFGLTLTFEPANQETYLSIVHHLAALAQISLSKEELEFRAKQWATRHNGRSGRSARQFINFLQGELSSQR
- a CDS encoding type II toxin-antitoxin system PemK/MazF family toxin, translating into MKRGEIYYAALDPVIGSESAKRCPVLIVSNDINNRVAATVTILPLTSQVSKIYPFEVFLPPEKSGLPKPSKVQAQQIRTISKQRLQGNQIGKLEPSLMQSVDATIKLHLSL
- a CDS encoding ribbon-helix-helix domain-containing protein, producing the protein MESQKLSISLSPEMVAFIEDYQQKTRCQSRSQVIAEALSLLKTQELEKAYQEASAELDEAWENTAGDGLGDKTW
- a CDS encoding helix-turn-helix domain-containing protein, with the protein product MSLPTESIPHRLPSESETQLSQQSSRTLAAHLPQNGTTRTFKIVDDNGEENAIELPASALHLLTEMLSQMAQGNAVTVVPIPAELTTQEAANLLNVSRPHLVKLLEAGEIPFHKVGTHRRVRFEDLMRYKENINQKRMEALDELTAQAQALNLGYD